One genomic window of Methanosalsum zhilinae DSM 4017 includes the following:
- a CDS encoding cytochrome c maturation protein CcmE domain-containing protein has translation MNSKNILISIVFVIGVAVVGLWGVDFSAGYQSVSEVVSSDHNPGESVNVMGSIKTGSLNISTETITFILQDNEGGSEEIQVEYTGDVPANLVEGQDISISGIIVDHGHVEASKIIIGCPSRYTT, from the coding sequence ATGAACAGTAAAAATATCTTAATTTCGATAGTATTTGTTATTGGAGTTGCTGTTGTTGGCCTTTGGGGCGTGGATTTTTCAGCTGGCTACCAGTCTGTATCTGAAGTTGTTTCTTCAGATCATAATCCCGGTGAATCGGTAAATGTTATGGGGTCGATAAAGACAGGTAGCTTAAATATCAGCACAGAAACAATAACATTTATTTTGCAGGATAATGAAGGGGGTTCTGAAGAGATTCAGGTTGAATACACTGGAGATGTCCCTGCAAATCTGGTAGAAGGTCAGGATATCAGTATCAGTGGCATTATTGTGGATCATGGTCATGTTGAAGCAAGCAAGATCATAATTGGGTGTCCTTCCCGATATACGACATAA